A genomic region of Anopheles aquasalis chromosome Y, idAnoAquaMG_Q_19, whole genome shotgun sequence contains the following coding sequences:
- the LOC126579805 gene encoding sodium channel protein Nach-like encodes MKSQPSTKHRERSAGRTKHRSKRGPKMAASTGTGTGTGTESTLLTFRLVRRSFVLQTKEFFDNSTLHGVRYIAEDGRPFFERFMWFCFVAFGFIAAVVIIFSLWEKFQTNPTITGLDTDFHNQQVIFPTVLLCPTAPFDDEAVHRVAYQVLGGYEDGSDAYEPFLRLLTQLSYDSLREVAATLSDLPAASGTLRTANLRDLVFQVAVRCNDTFAVCRYKDENIDCCDMFKPIYTEHGFCFGFNARYTNSWNVETLNTEVHVLFETDKKWGLTFEPLRESHIFVHSYNEISGWDFQPQVLWDVDSKVEFLISMKQTYTTDDAQQLSIGQRKCIFPEEEKLQFYQDAYTFSGCMKECRIAKSLQFCKCVPPFYAPIRSIPICRVANLPCLSEYTDNITNIHSCQSCELGCLNTVYDIEKYSKIIRTEEEQQEAQVTIEYLTWPIIRYKREVLFGWVDLLVSFGGIAGLFLGFSLLSGVEIMYFFTMRTFCMVHKNRDELVAIERQKSNRAVRQIELGLRPVQRRQRQPHQGQQPRTGATDRADPYERVQEQQIKLIKLISHDAKLLLGNRLDQFDAQRYAMKRMPPPRKHSVTVATDTHHYNRPGGEQLAARGAGHDSYVYHGFLP; translated from the exons ATGAAGAGCCAACCGTCAACCAAGCACCGGGAGCGGAGCGCCGGACGCACCAAGCACCGATCAAAGCGTGGACCGAAGATGgcagccagcaccggcaccggcaccggcaccgggaccgAGTCGACGCTGCTAACGTTCCGGTTGGTGCGCCGTAGCTTCGTCCTGCAGACGAAGGAGTTCTTCGACAACTCCACCCTGCACGGTGTCCGCTACATCGCCGAGGACGGCCGGCCATTCTTCGAGCGCTTCATGTGGTTCTGCTTCGTGGCGTTCGGTTTCATCGCGGcggtcgtcatcatcttcagccTGTGGGAGAAGTTCCAGACCAACCCGACCATCACCGGGCTGGACACGGACTTCCACAACCAGCAGGTCATCTTCCCGACGGTCCTGCTCTGCCCGACCGCACCCTTCGACGACGAGGCGGTCCACCGGGTGGCGTACCAGGTGCTCGGTGGCTACGAGGACGGCAGCGACGCGTACGAACCGTTCCTCCGGCTGCTGACCCAGCTGTCGTACGACAGTTTGCGTGAGGTCGCGGCCACGCTCAGCGATCTACCGGCGGCGTCCGGCACGCTCCGTACGGCGAATCTGCGCGATCTCGTGTTCCAGGTGGCGGTGCGCTGCAACGACACGTTCGCCGTGTGCCGGTACAAGGACGAGAACATCGACTGCTGCGACATGTTCAAGCCGATCTACACCGAGCACGGTTTCTGCTTCGGCTTCAATGCCCGCTACACCAACAGCTGGAACGTGGA AACCCTCAACACCGAGGTGCACGTGCTGTTCGAGACGGACAAGAAGTGGGGCCTCACGTTCGAGCCGCTGCGCGAGTCGCACATCTTCGTGCACTCGTACAACGAGATCTCGGGCTGGGACTTCCAGCCCCAGGTGCTGTGGGATGTCGACTCGAAGGTCGAGTTTCTCATCTCGATGAAGCAAACGTACACGACCGATGACGCGCAGCAGCTGTCGATCGGCCAGCGCAAGTGTATCTtcccggaggaggagaagctgcAGTTCTACCAGGACGCGTACACCTTCTCCGGTTGCATGAAGGAGTGCCGGATCGCCAAGAGCCTGCAGTTCTGCAAGTGCGTACCACCGTTCTACGCCCCCATCCGCTCGATACCGATTTGCCGGGTCGCCAATCTGCCCTGTCTGAGCGAGTACACGGACAACATCACCAATATCCACAGCTGCCAGAGCTGCGAACTCGGCTGCCTCAACACCGTGTACGACATCGAGAAGTACTCCAAGAT TATTAgaacggaggaggaacagCAGGAAGCTCAGGTCACGATCGAGTACCTGACTTGGCCGATCATACGCTACAAGCGAGAGGTGCTGTTCGGTTGGGTTGACCTGCTAGTGTCGTTCGGTGGTATCGCCGGCCTGTTTCTCGGCTTCAGCCTTCTGTCCGGTGTCGAGATCATGTATTTCTTCACCATGCGCACCTTCTGTATGGTACACAAGAACCGCGACGAGCTGGTGGCGATCGAGCGGCAGAAGAGCAACCGAGCGGTACGCCAGATCGAGCTCGGTTTACGGCCGGTCCAGCGGCGACAGCGGCAACCGCATCAGGGGCAGCAGCCACGGACCGGTGCGACTGACCGGGCCGATCCGTATGAGCGagtccaggagcagcagatcaAGCTCATCAAGCTGATCTCGCACGAtgccaagctgctgctgggcaatCGATTGGATCAGTTCGATGCACAGCGGTACGCGATGAAGCGGATGCCGCCACCCCGCAAGCACAGCGTTACCGTAGCCACCGATACGCACCACTACAACAGGCCGGGAGGGGAGCAGCTGGCGGCACGCGGGGCCGGACACGACAGCTACGTTTACCATGGCTTCCTGCCCTGA